A section of the Leptotrichia sp. HSP-342 genome encodes:
- a CDS encoding aldose 1-epimerase family protein → MENTINTLKYGNVEISVADRGAELRSYKVDGEEFMWDRKPEFWAASSPVLFPFVGSIKNGAYSYNGKEYKISTRHGFARTEDFELVEKTENSLKFRFSSNKETLEKYPFEFELFITYTIAGNTLEIGYNVVNKNDSDMYFSLGTHPAFALDVNDDIKLSDYYLEFEKNETSQKYKLTDNGLVFDEKADCLNNENKLQITETVFDDDAIVFDDLKSEKVTIKNSKNSKELSVEYKGFPYIAFWSKPKAPYVCIEPWYGISDFENASGKLEEKTGILKLEKDCEFFAKLIVKGKK, encoded by the coding sequence ATGGAAAATACAATAAACACTCTAAAATATGGGAATGTTGAAATTTCAGTTGCGGATAGAGGAGCGGAATTACGAAGTTATAAAGTGGATGGAGAAGAGTTTATGTGGGACAGGAAGCCTGAGTTTTGGGCTGCCAGTTCGCCTGTGCTGTTTCCATTTGTTGGAAGTATAAAAAATGGGGCTTATAGTTACAACGGAAAAGAGTATAAAATTTCTACACGGCATGGGTTTGCTCGGACTGAGGATTTTGAACTGGTTGAGAAAACTGAAAATTCTTTGAAGTTTAGGTTTTCTTCAAATAAGGAAACTCTGGAGAAGTATCCGTTTGAGTTTGAACTGTTTATAACTTATACAATTGCTGGAAATACTCTGGAAATTGGGTATAATGTTGTGAATAAGAATGATTCTGATATGTATTTTTCACTTGGGACACATCCTGCATTTGCACTTGATGTAAATGATGATATAAAATTGAGTGATTATTATTTGGAATTTGAAAAAAATGAAACTTCGCAGAAATATAAACTTACTGATAATGGGTTAGTTTTTGATGAAAAAGCTGATTGCTTGAATAATGAGAATAAATTGCAGATAACTGAAACTGTGTTTGATGATGATGCGATAGTATTTGATGATTTGAAATCCGAAAAGGTTACGATAAAAAATAGTAAAAATTCTAAAGAGCTTAGTGTTGAGTATAAAGGATTTCCTTATATTGCATTTTGGAGTAAGCCAAAAGCTCCTTATGTGTGTATAGAGCCTTGGTATGGAATTTCGGATTTTGAGAATGCAAGCGGAAAATTGGAAGAAAAGACAGGAATTTTAAAATTGGAAAAAGATTGTGAATTTTTTGCAAAACTAATTGTAAAAGGTAAAAAATAA
- the dnaK gene encoding molecular chaperone DnaK has protein sequence MSKIIGIDLGTTNSCVAVMEGGNFAIIPNSDGGRTTPSVVNIKDNGEIIVGEIAKRQAITNPDSTVISIKTHMGSDYKVDINGKSYTPQEISAMILKKLKKDAEAYLGEEVTEAVITVPAYFTDAQRQATKDAGEIAGLKVQRIINEPTAAALSYGLDKKKEEKVLVFDLGGGTFDVSVLEIGDGVVEVISTSGNNHLGGDNFDQKIIDWLADEFKKETGIDLRNDKMAIQRLKDAAEDAKKKLSTTLETQISLPFITMDATGPKHLEKKLTRAAFDELTKDLVEATKGPVKQALEDADLSPSDIDEVLLVGGSTRIPAVQEWVKSFLGKEPNKSINPDEVVAAGAAIQGGVLMGDVKDVLLLDVTPLSLGIETMGGVFTKIIERNTTVPVKKSQVFSTAADNQPAVSIVVLQGERARAADNHKLGEFNLNDIPPAPRGVPQIEVTFDIDANGIVHVSAKDLGTGKENTVTISGSSNLSKDDIEKMKKDAEAHEAEDKKFQELVEARNQADQLVIATEKTIKENEDKLQGTEKEDIEKAIEELKKVKDGDDVEAIRKSIEELSKVSQGFATRMYQEAAQAQQAAQGGETAGESNNSGANDVEDAEVVD, from the coding sequence ATGAGTAAAATAATAGGAATAGATTTAGGGACAACAAACAGCTGCGTGGCAGTTATGGAAGGTGGAAACTTTGCTATAATACCAAATAGTGATGGAGGAAGAACTACACCTTCAGTAGTAAACATTAAAGATAATGGAGAAATTATTGTAGGAGAAATTGCAAAAAGACAGGCTATTACAAATCCTGATTCAACTGTAATTTCGATTAAAACTCACATGGGAAGTGACTATAAAGTTGATATTAACGGAAAAAGCTATACACCACAAGAAATTTCAGCAATGATTCTTAAAAAATTGAAAAAAGATGCTGAGGCTTACTTAGGTGAAGAAGTAACAGAAGCTGTAATTACAGTGCCTGCATACTTTACAGATGCACAAAGACAAGCAACAAAAGATGCTGGGGAAATTGCAGGACTTAAAGTTCAAAGAATTATAAATGAGCCAACGGCGGCTGCATTATCTTATGGATTAGATAAGAAAAAAGAAGAAAAAGTATTAGTATTTGACTTGGGTGGAGGTACATTTGACGTATCTGTGCTTGAAATTGGAGATGGAGTTGTGGAAGTTATTTCAACTTCTGGAAATAACCACTTAGGTGGAGATAATTTTGACCAAAAAATTATTGACTGGTTAGCTGACGAATTTAAAAAAGAAACTGGAATTGACTTGAGAAATGATAAAATGGCAATTCAAAGATTGAAAGACGCAGCAGAAGATGCTAAGAAAAAATTATCAACTACACTAGAAACACAAATTTCATTGCCATTTATCACAATGGACGCAACAGGACCTAAACATTTGGAGAAAAAATTGACTCGTGCGGCATTTGATGAGTTGACAAAAGACTTGGTTGAAGCAACTAAAGGGCCAGTAAAACAAGCGTTGGAAGATGCAGATTTAAGTCCTAGTGATATTGATGAAGTGTTATTAGTTGGAGGTTCTACAAGAATTCCAGCGGTTCAAGAATGGGTAAAATCTTTCTTAGGAAAAGAACCTAACAAATCAATTAACCCTGATGAAGTAGTTGCGGCAGGAGCGGCAATTCAAGGTGGAGTGTTAATGGGAGACGTTAAAGACGTATTATTATTAGACGTAACACCATTATCATTAGGAATTGAAACAATGGGAGGAGTATTTACTAAAATTATCGAAAGAAATACTACAGTTCCTGTTAAAAAATCGCAAGTATTCTCAACAGCGGCAGATAATCAGCCAGCAGTATCAATAGTTGTATTACAAGGGGAAAGAGCAAGAGCGGCTGACAACCATAAATTAGGAGAATTTAACTTAAACGATATTCCACCTGCACCAAGAGGAGTGCCTCAAATCGAAGTAACATTCGACATTGACGCAAACGGAATTGTACACGTTTCAGCGAAAGACTTGGGGACTGGAAAAGAAAACACAGTAACAATTTCTGGAAGTTCTAACTTATCTAAAGACGACATCGAAAAAATGAAAAAAGATGCCGAAGCGCACGAAGCTGAAGATAAGAAATTCCAAGAATTAGTAGAAGCAAGAAACCAAGCTGACCAATTAGTAATCGCAACAGAAAAAACTATAAAAGAAAATGAAGATAAACTTCAAGGAACTGAAAAAGAAGACATCGAAAAAGCAATCGAAGAATTGAAAAAAGTAAAAGATGGCGACGATGTAGAAGCAATCAGAAAATCAATTGAAGAATTATCAAAAGTTTCTCAAGGTTTTGCAACAAGAATGTATCAAGAAGCAGCTCAAGCACAACAAGCGGCACAAGGCGGAGAAACAGCTGGAGAAAGTAACAATTCTGGTGCTAATGATGTGGAAGATGCAGAAGTTGTGGATTAA
- the grpE gene encoding nucleotide exchange factor GrpE — protein MAEKDLEKENLEGEAVQNEAVEEQNENVENQEAEKSTEETSDNCDDKVKKLEAELEEWKNSYTRKLAEFQNFTKRKENEVAEMRKYASEGIIVKLLDNIDNLERAVDASKESQNFDSLIEGVNMILNNLKNLLTEEGVEEIEAAGKEYDPYEHKAMITENKEELDDNVVVQVFQKGYKMKGKVVRPAMVTVNKKQ, from the coding sequence ATGGCGGAAAAAGATTTGGAAAAGGAAAATTTGGAAGGTGAAGCTGTACAGAATGAGGCGGTTGAAGAGCAAAATGAAAATGTAGAAAATCAAGAAGCTGAAAAAAGTACAGAAGAAACTTCTGATAATTGTGATGATAAGGTAAAGAAATTAGAAGCTGAACTTGAAGAATGGAAAAATTCATATACAAGAAAGTTGGCTGAATTTCAAAACTTCACAAAAAGAAAAGAAAACGAAGTTGCTGAAATGAGAAAATACGCTTCTGAAGGGATTATCGTAAAATTGCTTGACAATATAGATAATCTGGAAAGAGCGGTTGATGCCTCGAAGGAAAGTCAAAACTTTGATTCATTAATCGAAGGAGTTAATATGATTTTGAATAATCTAAAAAATCTGTTGACAGAAGAAGGCGTAGAAGAAATTGAAGCAGCAGGAAAAGAGTACGATCCTTACGAACATAAAGCAATGATTACTGAAAATAAAGAGGAACTGGATGACAACGTGGTTGTGCAAGTTTTCCAAAAAGGGTACAAAATGAAAGGGAAAGTTGTAAGGCCTGCGATGGTTACGGTTAATAAGAAACAATAA
- the hrcA gene encoding heat-inducible transcriptional repressor HrcA: MNDREQLILKAIIKHYLEFGESVGSRTLEKKYNIGVSSATIRNTMADLEDKGLIVKTHTSSGRIPTSEGYKLYVDELLKIRDISQEEKAKVMQAYNKRMNQIDTIFEETSRLLSKISQYAGVVLEPAFTQEGVKKVKLVHIDETTILAVVIMNSSLTKNLNIFLENPVTENEVETINNFLNEKIANSEYFTLSDLKDFFTNTNLFMQSDFQDNMISDEGKLFFEGGTNLIENNASDVMNLINRVKLFNNPNDLRNVFAQFLQMEEFKDREVNVIFGEDLNIAGLEDFSFVFSVYTLNNAKGIIGVIGPKRMEYSKTVGLVEYVAEEVNQLLNQKNK; encoded by the coding sequence ATGAATGATAGGGAGCAATTGATTTTAAAGGCTATTATCAAGCACTATCTGGAATTTGGTGAGAGTGTGGGATCACGGACACTTGAGAAAAAATATAATATTGGAGTGTCTTCGGCCACTATTCGAAATACAATGGCAGATTTGGAAGATAAGGGCCTAATTGTAAAAACACATACATCTTCTGGACGTATTCCGACAAGTGAAGGATATAAGCTGTATGTCGATGAGCTTTTGAAAATTAGAGATATTTCTCAGGAGGAAAAGGCGAAGGTCATGCAGGCGTACAATAAGAGGATGAATCAAATTGATACGATATTTGAGGAAACATCCAGATTATTGTCAAAAATTAGTCAATATGCCGGGGTTGTATTGGAGCCGGCGTTTACGCAGGAAGGTGTAAAAAAGGTAAAATTGGTACATATTGATGAAACGACTATACTTGCCGTAGTTATAATGAATTCTTCCCTTACAAAAAATTTAAATATCTTTCTGGAAAATCCTGTAACTGAAAATGAAGTTGAAACAATAAATAATTTTTTGAATGAGAAGATTGCAAATAGTGAGTATTTTACATTGTCTGACTTGAAGGATTTTTTCACAAATACGAATTTATTTATGCAAAGCGATTTTCAGGATAATATGATTTCCGATGAAGGAAAATTATTTTTTGAAGGTGGAACGAATCTCATTGAAAATAACGCATCTGATGTAATGAACCTTATAAATCGGGTAAAACTGTTTAATAATCCAAATGATTTACGGAATGTATTTGCCCAGTTTTTACAGATGGAGGAATTTAAAGATAGAGAAGTTAATGTAATTTTCGGAGAAGATTTGAACATTGCAGGGCTTGAAGATTTCTCATTTGTATTTTCGGTTTATACGCTTAATAATGCGAAGGGGATTATCGGTGTGATTGGACCAAAACGGATGGAATATTCAAAGACGGTTGGACTCGTTGAATATGTAGCAGAAGAAGTGAATCAGTTATTAAATCAAAAAAATAAATAA
- a CDS encoding GNAT family N-acetyltransferase gives MGKNYKFRILDAKKDSELLFKIVKHENEVFGEATVGNWNIKPFTKYGKVFAMLSNDENEELMSVIEVLSSFDREVAYVYGVSTVPKFERNGYARKLLQYVMETLKKMGIKKIELTVDMDNFTAKKIYEELGFKIVETLDNEYGDNVERYLMRYLVK, from the coding sequence ATGGGAAAAAATTATAAGTTTAGAATATTGGATGCAAAAAAAGATTCAGAATTGTTATTTAAGATTGTTAAACATGAAAATGAAGTGTTTGGAGAAGCAACAGTTGGAAACTGGAACATTAAGCCATTTACTAAATATGGAAAAGTTTTTGCGATGCTAAGTAACGATGAAAATGAAGAATTGATGTCAGTTATTGAAGTTTTGAGCAGTTTTGATAGAGAAGTGGCTTATGTTTATGGGGTTTCGACTGTGCCGAAATTTGAGAGAAATGGATATGCTAGAAAGTTGCTTCAGTATGTAATGGAAACTTTGAAGAAGATGGGAATAAAGAAAATAGAACTTACTGTAGATATGGATAATTTTACTGCGAAAAAAATTTATGAAGAACTGGGATTTAAAATAGTAGAAACTTTAGATAACGAGTATGGGGATAATGTTGAAAGATACTTGATGAGATATTTGGTAAAATAA
- the truA gene encoding tRNA pseudouridine(38-40) synthase TruA, which yields MEKTNVKMVYQYDGSKFCGFQRQNTIKTVQGEIEKIIFRTFSQKINMISSGRTDKGVHAMEQVSNFVIDSKIPLEAIKRQINKCLRREVKVLSIEKADKKFNARFNAKSRTYLYIMRDEENITPFESNYVTGLRKSVDVERFQEIMNDFVGKYDFSSFMKKDKAYRNPVREIFYVKCYYDEKFGEKQVNVEICGNGFLKTMVRIMIGSALAVYFGKEEKDYIRKRLEKPDVDGKKILAASEGLYLYKVSY from the coding sequence ATGGAAAAAACAAATGTAAAGATGGTTTATCAGTATGATGGAAGTAAATTTTGTGGGTTTCAGAGGCAAAATACAATAAAAACTGTACAAGGGGAAATTGAAAAAATTATTTTCAGGACATTTTCACAAAAGATAAATATGATTTCATCTGGGAGAACTGATAAAGGAGTTCATGCAATGGAACAGGTTTCTAATTTTGTGATTGATAGTAAAATTCCGCTTGAGGCGATAAAAAGACAAATTAATAAATGTCTGAGAAGAGAAGTTAAAGTATTAAGTATTGAGAAAGCAGATAAAAAATTTAATGCGAGATTTAATGCAAAAAGTCGAACTTATTTGTATATTATGAGGGATGAGGAGAATATTACACCGTTTGAGTCGAATTATGTGACTGGATTGAGAAAAAGTGTAGATGTGGAAAGATTTCAGGAAATAATGAATGATTTTGTAGGAAAGTATGATTTTAGCAGTTTTATGAAAAAAGACAAGGCTTACAGAAATCCTGTGAGAGAGATTTTTTATGTGAAATGTTATTATGATGAAAAATTTGGAGAAAAACAAGTAAATGTGGAAATTTGTGGTAACGGATTTTTGAAAACAATGGTCAGAATTATGATTGGTTCAGCACTTGCAGTTTATTTTGGTAAAGAAGAAAAAGATTACATCAGGAAAAGATTGGAGAAACCTGATGTTGATGGTAAAAAAATTTTGGCAGCTTCAGAAGGGCTATATTTATATAAGGTAAGTTATTAA
- a CDS encoding cupin domain-containing protein, which produces MFGNVKNEAGLLFNKGNFKLVKKILKKDEKIAKHNHEDEEIVFTVLKGKMEMYLNETEKHVLVPGDILHFDGVNFINGSALEDSEVSVTLIKK; this is translated from the coding sequence ATGTTTGGAAATGTAAAAAATGAAGCAGGATTGCTATTTAACAAAGGAAATTTTAAATTGGTAAAGAAAATTTTGAAAAAAGATGAAAAAATTGCTAAGCACAATCATGAAGATGAGGAAATTGTTTTTACCGTTCTAAAAGGGAAAATGGAAATGTACCTGAATGAAACTGAAAAACATGTTTTAGTACCAGGAGATATTTTACATTTTGATGGAGTAAACTTTATTAATGGAAGCGCTTTGGAAGATTCTGAAGTTAGTGTAACATTGATAAAAAAATAA
- the rho gene encoding transcription termination factor Rho: MIREILSQNVTKLKKMAKEYKIESFSGMSKLELINAILIEKGKERGKTYGFGKLDVIGEGNYGFLRNTSIGPDVYVSISQIKRFFLRNEDIVFGELRIPIGTEKNYGILKVLLVNGDLPEKSLERPYFDDLVPSYPEEKLNLGSGEISSRIIDLISPIGKGQRGLIVAPPKAGKTVLLSTLANDIIKYNPEIDVWILLIDERPEEVTDIKENVKDAEVYSATFDEDPRVHTEVTENVLQMAKRQVERGKDILILMDSLTRLARSYNITIPSSGKLISGGIDPNALYYPKRFLGAARNIKNGGSLTIIATALVETGSRMDEVIFEEFKGTGNMEIILSRTLEQLRIFPAIDVLKSGTRREELLIPRENLEKIWKLRRELNEMSEVEGMKNLIELIKKYKNNDELLEDLYKAKKTK, from the coding sequence ATGATAAGAGAAATCCTTTCTCAAAATGTAACTAAACTAAAGAAAATGGCAAAGGAATATAAAATAGAAAGTTTTTCTGGAATGTCAAAACTTGAACTTATAAATGCGATTCTGATTGAAAAAGGGAAGGAAAGAGGAAAAACTTACGGATTTGGTAAGTTGGATGTAATTGGCGAGGGAAATTATGGGTTTTTGCGAAATACTTCGATTGGTCCAGATGTTTATGTTTCAATTTCACAAATAAAAAGATTTTTTCTGAGAAATGAGGATATTGTATTTGGAGAACTTAGAATTCCTATTGGGACAGAAAAAAATTATGGGATTTTAAAAGTATTGCTTGTAAATGGAGATTTACCTGAAAAATCACTAGAACGTCCGTATTTTGATGATTTAGTACCGTCTTATCCAGAAGAAAAGTTAAATTTAGGAAGCGGAGAAATTTCTTCAAGAATTATTGATTTGATTTCGCCAATTGGAAAAGGACAGAGAGGTCTTATAGTTGCACCTCCAAAAGCTGGAAAAACAGTATTGCTTTCAACGCTTGCAAATGACATTATAAAATACAATCCTGAAATTGATGTATGGATACTGTTAATTGATGAACGTCCTGAAGAAGTTACGGATATTAAAGAAAACGTAAAAGATGCGGAAGTATATTCAGCAACTTTTGATGAAGACCCAAGAGTACATACAGAAGTTACAGAAAATGTGCTTCAGATGGCAAAAAGACAAGTGGAACGTGGGAAAGATATTTTGATTCTTATGGATAGTTTAACAAGGCTTGCACGTTCGTATAACATCACTATTCCATCAAGTGGAAAATTAATTTCGGGAGGAATTGACCCAAATGCACTTTATTATCCAAAAAGATTTTTAGGTGCCGCAAGAAATATAAAAAATGGTGGAAGCCTTACAATTATTGCAACAGCTCTTGTTGAGACTGGAAGTAGAATGGACGAAGTAATTTTTGAAGAATTTAAAGGTACAGGAAATATGGAAATCATTTTAAGCAGAACGCTGGAACAGTTAAGAATATTTCCTGCAATTGATGTACTAAAAAGTGGGACAAGACGTGAAGAGCTTCTGATTCCAAGAGAAAATTTGGAAAAAATTTGGAAATTAAGAAGAGAATTGAATGAAATGTCAGAAGTTGAAGGAATGAAAAATCTGATAGAACTTATAAAAAAATATAAAAATAATGATGAATTACTGGAAGATTTATATAAAGCTAAAAAAACAAAATAA
- the miaB gene encoding tRNA (N6-isopentenyl adenosine(37)-C2)-methylthiotransferase MiaB, producing MEKRATIITYGCQMNVNESAKMKQMLQTMGYSMTEDIENTDLVFLNTCTVREGAAVKVYGKLGDLKRIKEEKDGKMIIGVTGCLAQEVRDEFIKKTPYVDLVLGNQNIGRIPDILERIEAGEETHIVMVDDEDELPTRVDADFGDDIVASISITYGCNNYCTFCIVPYVRGMERSVPLNEVVRDVEQYTKKGYREILFLGQNVNSYGSDFANGEDNFAKLLEQSANVEGDFWIKYVSPHPKDFSDEVIDTIARNPKIARMLHLPLQSGSTKILDSMNRGYTKEEFIALAKKIKEKIPDIGLTTDIIVGFPGETDEDFQDTMDVVNEVGFENAFMFMYSKRTGTPAATMENQVDEQVKNERLQQLMRLQNMKAKEESQKYLGKIVKVLVEGPSRKNPEMLVGRSSTHKIVLFKSDRKDLKGQFVNTKIYDAKTWTLYGELVEE from the coding sequence GTGGAAAAGAGAGCAACTATAATAACATACGGTTGTCAAATGAATGTAAATGAAAGTGCAAAAATGAAGCAGATGCTGCAAACAATGGGGTATAGCATGACTGAAGATATTGAAAATACAGATTTGGTATTTTTAAATACTTGCACGGTAAGAGAAGGTGCAGCTGTTAAAGTATATGGAAAACTAGGGGATTTGAAAAGAATTAAGGAAGAAAAAGATGGAAAAATGATTATTGGTGTTACAGGATGTCTTGCTCAAGAGGTAAGAGATGAATTTATTAAAAAGACCCCTTATGTCGATTTGGTGCTTGGAAATCAGAATATTGGAAGAATTCCTGATATTTTGGAAAGAATCGAAGCGGGAGAAGAAACACATATTGTTATGGTGGATGATGAGGACGAATTGCCAACAAGGGTAGATGCAGATTTTGGAGATGATATTGTTGCTTCTATTTCAATAACTTATGGATGTAATAATTATTGTACATTTTGCATAGTTCCTTATGTACGTGGAATGGAGCGTTCTGTACCTCTTAACGAAGTTGTCAGGGATGTTGAGCAATATACAAAAAAAGGATACAGGGAAATATTATTTTTAGGACAGAATGTAAATTCGTATGGAAGCGACTTTGCGAATGGAGAAGATAATTTTGCAAAGCTGCTGGAGCAAAGTGCAAATGTAGAAGGAGATTTCTGGATAAAATATGTATCTCCACATCCAAAGGATTTTAGTGATGAAGTAATTGATACAATTGCAAGAAATCCTAAAATCGCTAGAATGCTACACTTGCCATTACAGTCAGGTTCTACAAAAATTTTAGATTCAATGAATAGAGGATACACAAAGGAAGAGTTTATAGCTCTTGCTAAGAAAATTAAAGAAAAAATACCTGATATTGGACTTACTACTGATATTATTGTTGGATTTCCTGGGGAAACAGATGAAGACTTTCAGGATACAATGGATGTAGTGAATGAAGTTGGATTTGAGAATGCATTTATGTTTATGTATTCAAAGAGAACAGGAACTCCTGCAGCTACAATGGAAAATCAAGTTGATGAGCAGGTAAAAAATGAGAGATTGCAACAGCTTATGAGACTGCAGAATATGAAGGCAAAGGAAGAAAGCCAAAAATATTTAGGGAAAATTGTAAAAGTACTTGTTGAAGGACCAAGCAGAAAAAATCCTGAAATGCTGGTAGGAAGAAGTTCTACGCATAAAATAGTTTTATTTAAAAGTGATAGAAAAGATTTAAAAGGGCAATTTGTAAATACAAAAATTTATGATGCGAAAACATGGACATTATACGGAGAGTTGGTGGAGGAGTAA
- a CDS encoding branched-chain amino acid transaminase, with amino-acid sequence MAKAEFMKFAYFDKEIVEFEKATVSIATHSLQYGTTCFGGIRGYYRNGKVAIFRLKDHYIRLMNASKMLGFEYFITWDEFKDIVTELVKKNDVKEDFYMRPFVFCKEPRLSPKKAGLDFDLAIYMLPLADYVSTEGGLNLMSSTYRKYNDSAIPTKAKAGGSYINSFLATSDAQRNGYDDALMFDDAGNVVEVSVANIILVYRGQIIIPDTGNAALEGITVRSALELLEHNGYKINRGKIDRSMVFTADELLVTGTAMKITYAESLDKRPIGQLDFNAKPQAGKFHKLLKSEYEKVINGEHELSSEWLFIVE; translated from the coding sequence ATGGCAAAGGCAGAATTTATGAAATTTGCATATTTCGATAAAGAAATAGTGGAATTTGAAAAAGCGACAGTTAGTATCGCTACACATAGTTTACAATATGGGACAACTTGTTTTGGTGGTATCAGAGGATATTATAGAAATGGGAAAGTAGCGATTTTTAGACTGAAAGATCACTATATTAGATTAATGAATGCGTCAAAAATGTTAGGATTTGAATATTTTATAACTTGGGATGAATTTAAAGATATTGTTACAGAATTAGTTAAGAAAAATGATGTAAAAGAAGACTTTTACATGCGACCATTTGTTTTTTGTAAAGAGCCTAGATTGTCACCTAAAAAGGCAGGATTAGACTTTGATTTAGCAATTTACATGTTGCCGCTTGCAGATTATGTAAGTACAGAAGGCGGACTAAACTTAATGAGTTCAACTTATAGAAAATACAATGATTCGGCAATTCCTACAAAGGCAAAAGCGGGAGGTTCATATATTAACTCGTTCCTTGCAACAAGTGATGCACAAAGAAATGGTTACGACGATGCATTAATGTTTGATGATGCTGGAAATGTGGTAGAAGTGTCAGTTGCGAATATAATATTAGTTTATAGAGGACAAATAATAATCCCTGACACTGGAAACGCAGCTCTTGAAGGAATTACAGTAAGATCAGCATTGGAATTATTAGAACACAATGGATATAAAATAAATCGTGGAAAAATTGACAGATCGATGGTATTCACAGCAGACGAACTGCTAGTAACAGGAACAGCAATGAAAATTACTTATGCAGAATCACTGGACAAACGTCCTATTGGGCAGTTAGACTTTAATGCAAAACCACAAGCAGGTAAATTTCATAAATTGTTAAAATCAGAATATGAAAAAGTAATTAATGGAGAACACGAATTGTCTTCTGAATGGTTGTTTATTGTAGAATAA